One window of the Streptomyces sp. TS71-3 genome contains the following:
- the pdxT gene encoding pyridoxal 5'-phosphate synthase glutaminase subunit PdxT, whose product MSTTPVVGVLALQGDVREHVAALTTAGAAVRAVRRPEELAEVDGLVVPGGESTTISKLAVLFGLMEPLRTRVRAGLPVYGTCAGMIMLADKILDPRSGQETFGGIDMIVRRNAFGRQNESFEAAVDVTGVDGGPVEGVFIRAPWVESVGADVEVLARHEGHVVAVRQGGVLATSFHPELTGDHRMHALFVEMVRGQGSAASL is encoded by the coding sequence ATGAGCACCACACCTGTCGTAGGCGTCCTGGCCCTCCAGGGCGACGTACGGGAGCACGTGGCCGCCCTGACCACGGCGGGCGCCGCGGTCAGGGCGGTACGCCGCCCCGAGGAACTCGCCGAGGTCGACGGACTCGTCGTGCCCGGCGGGGAGTCCACCACCATCTCCAAGCTGGCCGTGCTGTTCGGCCTCATGGAGCCGCTGCGCACGCGCGTGCGTGCCGGGCTGCCCGTGTACGGCACCTGCGCCGGTATGATCATGCTCGCCGACAAGATCCTCGACCCGCGCTCCGGTCAGGAGACCTTCGGCGGCATCGACATGATCGTGCGCCGCAACGCCTTCGGCCGCCAGAACGAGTCCTTCGAGGCCGCGGTCGACGTCACCGGGGTCGACGGCGGTCCCGTGGAGGGCGTCTTCATCCGGGCCCCCTGGGTCGAGTCCGTCGGCGCGGACGTCGAGGTGCTGGCCCGGCACGAGGGGCACGTCGTCGCCGTGCGCCAGGGCGGCGTGCTCGCCACCTCGTTCCACCCCGAACTCACCGGTGACCACCGGATGCACGCGCTCTTCGTGGAGATGGTGCGAGGCCAGGGGAGCGCCGCGTCCTTGTAG
- the secF gene encoding protein translocase subunit SecF: MSRLGTLGARLHRGEIGYDFISKRKIWYSVSILITITAFVGLVVRGLNMSIDFQGGAVFTTPKTSVSVSSAEHSAEEASGKDAVVQKLGTGGLRIQVSGIDTGKSDQIKDKLATDLKVSSDAVNADLVGPSWGETIANKAWTGLGIFMVLVVIYLAIAFEWRMAVAALVALIHDITITVGVYALVGFEVSPGTVIGLLTILGYSLYDTVVVFDGLRESSKDILKQNRFTYSEIANRSINGTLVRSINTTVVALLPVAGLLFIGGGLLGAGMLNDISLSLFVGLAAGAYSSIFIATPLVTDLKEREQPLRNLRKRVLAKRAAAAAKGESLGSPVPEPDEPQDMEPEDAAPAVVGQRVQPTSRNRGRGRPSGKRR; encoded by the coding sequence ATGTCTCGACTCGGAACTCTCGGCGCCCGGCTGCACCGAGGTGAGATCGGCTACGACTTCATCTCCAAGCGGAAGATCTGGTACAGCGTCTCCATCCTGATCACCATCACGGCCTTCGTCGGCCTGGTGGTGCGCGGGCTCAACATGAGCATCGACTTCCAGGGCGGTGCGGTCTTCACCACCCCGAAGACCAGCGTCTCGGTGAGCAGCGCGGAGCACTCCGCCGAGGAGGCCTCCGGCAAGGACGCGGTCGTCCAGAAGCTCGGCACCGGCGGCCTGCGCATCCAGGTCAGCGGGATCGACACCGGCAAGTCCGACCAGATCAAGGACAAGCTGGCCACCGACCTCAAGGTGTCCTCGGACGCCGTCAACGCCGACCTGGTCGGACCGAGCTGGGGCGAGACCATCGCCAACAAGGCGTGGACCGGCCTCGGCATCTTCATGGTGCTCGTCGTGATCTACCTGGCGATCGCGTTCGAGTGGCGGATGGCGGTGGCGGCCCTGGTCGCCCTCATCCACGACATCACCATCACGGTCGGTGTCTACGCCCTCGTCGGATTCGAGGTCTCGCCGGGTACGGTCATCGGCCTGCTGACCATCCTCGGTTACTCGCTGTACGACACGGTGGTGGTCTTCGACGGGCTCAGGGAGAGCTCGAAGGACATCCTCAAGCAGAACCGCTTTACCTACAGCGAGATCGCCAACCGGTCGATCAACGGCACCCTGGTGCGTTCCATCAACACCACGGTCGTCGCGCTGCTGCCGGTCGCCGGCCTGCTGTTCATCGGCGGCGGCCTGCTCGGCGCCGGCATGCTGAACGACATCTCGCTGTCCCTGTTCGTCGGTCTGGCCGCCGGTGCGTACTCGTCGATCTTCATCGCGACGCCGCTGGTCACCGATCTCAAGGAGCGGGAGCAGCCGCTGAGGAATCTGAGGAAGCGCGTGCTGGCCAAGCGGGCCGCGGCGGCCGCCAAGGGCGAGTCCCTCGGATCGCCGGTCCCGGAGCCCGACGAGCCGCAGGACATGGAGCCGGAGGACGCCGCACCCGCCGTGGTCGGGCAGCGCGTCCAGCCCACGTCCCGCAACCGCGGCCGTGGCCGTCCCTCGGGGAAGCGCCGATGA
- the secD gene encoding protein translocase subunit SecD, protein MASPTRGRRTSASGKPGRALVLILVALVALTGGMFLSGNTKPRLGIDLAGGTSITLQAKSTPGQKNAVNKTNMDTAVSIIERRVNGLGVSEAEVQTQGSNNIIVNIPRGTNSKQAREQVGTTAQLFFRPVLTLASGAPAPKQSGSPSPGASTSPSAGSSASPGKTGGDGGQQATSSGSSGSPTASGSGSPQGRAVSQALKADPTPSSTDNASSGKAADTPPPSPAPSGAASDPAIAALQAKFEKLDCTDAAVRAKTSEAAAKPGDATVACGKDSQGQWQKYVLGPAAVAGTDVSKAQAVFDTQGASGWQVTMQFTGNGTKKFADITGELAKKQSPQNQFAIVLDGEVVSDPYVREALTGGNAEISGNFNQQSAQDLANMLSYGALPLSFKEATVTTVSPALGGEQLHAGLIAGAIGLALVVLYLVTYYRGLSAIAIASLLVSAALTYTIMALLGPTIGFALNLPAVCGAIVAIGITADSFIVFFERIRDGIREGRTLRPAVERAWPRARRTILVSDFVSFLAAAVLFIVTVGKVQGFAFTLGLTTVLDVVVVFLFTKPLMTILARRKFFASGHSWSGLDPKRLGVRPPLRRSRRASAPVETKEA, encoded by the coding sequence GTGGCATCACCCACAAGAGGCCGGCGGACGAGCGCCTCGGGTAAACCAGGCCGTGCCCTGGTCCTCATCCTCGTCGCGCTCGTCGCGCTCACCGGGGGGATGTTCCTGTCCGGGAACACCAAGCCCCGCCTGGGCATCGACCTCGCCGGTGGCACGAGCATCACGCTCCAGGCGAAGAGCACACCGGGCCAGAAGAACGCGGTCAACAAGACCAACATGGACACGGCCGTGAGCATCATCGAGCGCCGTGTCAACGGCCTCGGCGTCAGCGAGGCCGAGGTGCAGACGCAGGGCAGCAACAACATCATCGTCAACATTCCCCGCGGCACGAACTCCAAGCAGGCCCGTGAGCAGGTGGGCACCACCGCCCAGCTCTTCTTCCGCCCGGTGCTGACCCTGGCCAGCGGCGCGCCCGCGCCCAAGCAGTCCGGCAGCCCCTCGCCCGGCGCCAGCACCAGCCCAAGCGCCGGCAGCTCCGCCTCCCCCGGCAAGACCGGCGGTGACGGCGGGCAGCAGGCCACCTCCTCCGGCTCCTCGGGCAGCCCCACCGCGAGCGGCTCGGGGTCCCCGCAGGGCAGGGCCGTCTCCCAGGCCCTCAAGGCCGACCCCACGCCGTCCTCGACGGACAACGCGTCCTCGGGGAAGGCGGCGGACACGCCTCCGCCGAGCCCGGCCCCCAGCGGCGCGGCCAGCGATCCCGCCATCGCGGCGCTCCAGGCCAAGTTCGAGAAGCTCGACTGCACCGACGCCGCCGTGCGCGCCAAGACCAGCGAGGCCGCCGCGAAGCCGGGCGACGCCACGGTCGCCTGCGGCAAGGACTCCCAGGGCCAGTGGCAGAAGTACGTGCTCGGCCCCGCCGCCGTCGCCGGCACCGACGTGAGCAAGGCCCAGGCGGTCTTCGACACCCAGGGCGCGTCGGGCTGGCAGGTCACGATGCAGTTCACCGGTAACGGCACCAAGAAGTTCGCCGACATCACCGGTGAGCTGGCGAAGAAGCAGTCGCCGCAGAACCAGTTCGCCATCGTCCTGGACGGCGAGGTCGTCTCCGACCCGTACGTGCGCGAGGCGCTGACCGGCGGAAACGCCGAGATCTCCGGCAACTTCAACCAGCAGTCGGCCCAGGACCTGGCCAACATGCTCTCCTACGGCGCGTTGCCGCTCTCCTTCAAGGAGGCGACCGTCACCACGGTCTCCCCGGCCCTCGGCGGCGAGCAGCTGCACGCCGGCCTGATCGCCGGCGCGATCGGCCTCGCGCTGGTCGTGCTCTACCTGGTGACCTACTACCGCGGCCTGTCGGCGATCGCCATCGCCTCGCTGCTGGTCTCCGCGGCCCTGACCTACACGATCATGGCGCTGCTCGGCCCGACCATCGGCTTCGCGCTGAACCTCCCCGCGGTCTGCGGTGCGATCGTCGCCATCGGTATCACGGCCGACTCGTTCATCGTGTTCTTCGAACGCATAAGGGACGGGATCCGCGAGGGCCGCACCCTGCGCCCCGCCGTCGAGCGGGCCTGGCCGCGCGCCCGGCGCACCATCCTGGTCTCCGACTTCGTGTCGTTCCTCGCCGCGGCCGTGCTCTTCATCGTCACGGTCGGCAAGGTGCAGGGCTTCGCGTTCACGCTCGGACTGACCACCGTCCTCGACGTGGTCGTCGTGTTCCTGTTCACCAAGCCGCTGATGACGATCCTGGCGCGCAGGAAGTTCTTCGCGAGCGGCCATTCCTGGTCGGGCCTCGATCCCAAACGGCTCGGTGTGAGACCACCGCTGCGCCGCTCCCGCCGCGCGAGCGCCCCCGTCGAGACGAAGGAGGCGTGA
- the ruvB gene encoding Holliday junction branch migration DNA helicase RuvB gives MNWDDDTTSGPPTAPAAPGGEDRLVGAFADGEDQAVEAALRPKDLGEFIGQEKVREQLDLVLRAARARGATADHVLLSGAPGLGKTTLSMIIAAEMGAPIRITSGPAIQHAGDLAAILSSLQEGEVLFLDEIHRMSRPAEEMLYMAMEDFRVDVIVGKGPGATAIPLDLPPFTLVGATTRAGLLPPPLRDRFGFTAHMEFYEPAELERVIHRSAHLLDVHIEADGAAEIAGRSRGTPRIANRLLRRVRDYAQVKADGLITREVAGAALAVYEVDARGLDRLDRSVLEALLKLFGGGPVGLSTLSVAVGEERETVEEVAEPFLVREGLLARTPRGRIATPAAWVHLGLTPPPGSPGGPGGGGQQHLFGP, from the coding sequence ATGAACTGGGACGACGACACGACCAGCGGCCCGCCCACCGCTCCCGCCGCCCCCGGCGGGGAGGACCGGCTCGTCGGGGCGTTCGCCGACGGCGAAGACCAGGCCGTCGAAGCCGCGCTGCGCCCCAAGGACCTCGGCGAGTTCATCGGCCAGGAGAAGGTCCGCGAGCAGCTCGACCTGGTGCTGCGCGCCGCACGCGCGCGCGGGGCCACCGCCGACCACGTCCTCCTCTCAGGCGCCCCCGGCCTCGGCAAGACCACCCTCTCCATGATCATCGCCGCCGAGATGGGCGCCCCGATCCGGATCACCAGCGGGCCCGCCATCCAGCACGCCGGCGACCTCGCCGCGATCCTCTCCTCGCTACAGGAGGGCGAGGTGCTCTTCCTCGACGAGATCCACCGGATGTCGCGGCCCGCCGAGGAGATGCTCTACATGGCCATGGAGGACTTCCGGGTCGACGTGATCGTCGGCAAGGGCCCCGGCGCCACCGCCATCCCGCTCGACCTGCCGCCGTTCACCCTGGTCGGCGCCACCACCCGGGCGGGCCTGCTGCCGCCCCCGCTGCGCGACCGCTTCGGGTTCACGGCCCACATGGAGTTCTACGAGCCCGCCGAGCTGGAGCGCGTCATCCACCGTTCGGCGCACCTGCTCGACGTGCACATCGAGGCCGACGGCGCCGCGGAGATCGCCGGCCGGTCCCGCGGCACGCCCCGCATCGCCAACCGCCTGCTGCGCCGCGTCCGCGACTACGCCCAGGTCAAGGCGGACGGGCTGATCACCCGCGAGGTGGCCGGGGCGGCCCTCGCCGTCTACGAGGTCGACGCGCGCGGCCTCGACCGCCTGGACCGCTCCGTGCTGGAGGCGCTGCTCAAGCTCTTCGGCGGCGGTCCCGTGGGCCTGTCCACACTCTCCGTGGCCGTGGGGGAGGAGCGCGAGACGGTGGAGGAGGTTGCCGAGCCGTTCCTGGTGCGGGAGGGCCTGCTCGCCCGCACGCCCCGTGGCCGGATCGCAACCCCGGCGGCCTGGGTCCATCTCGGCCTGACGCCCCCGCCGGGCTCTCCCGGAGGGCCCGGCGGAGGTGGGCAACAACACTTGTTCGGGCCATGA
- the ruvA gene encoding Holliday junction branch migration protein RuvA yields MIAFVSGPVATLAPDTAVVEVGGLGIAVQCTPDTLSTLRVGAHAKLATSLVVREDSLTLYGFADDDERGTFELLQTASGVGPRLAQAMLAVHSPDALRRAVATGDEKALTAVPGIGKKGAQKLLLELKDRLGAPVGSVSRAAAPAATGWRDQVHAALIGLGYAGREADEAVVSITPQAEAAGATPEVGPLLKAALQTLNRTR; encoded by the coding sequence ATGATCGCCTTCGTCAGCGGCCCCGTCGCCACGCTCGCCCCGGACACCGCGGTGGTGGAGGTCGGGGGCCTCGGCATCGCCGTCCAGTGCACCCCCGACACGCTCTCCACGCTCCGTGTCGGCGCGCACGCCAAGCTGGCCACCTCGCTCGTGGTGCGCGAGGACTCCCTCACCCTGTACGGCTTCGCCGACGACGACGAGCGGGGGACCTTCGAGCTGCTGCAGACGGCGAGCGGGGTGGGGCCCCGCCTGGCCCAGGCCATGCTCGCCGTGCACAGCCCCGACGCGCTGCGCAGGGCCGTGGCCACCGGCGACGAGAAGGCACTCACGGCCGTTCCCGGCATCGGCAAGAAGGGCGCCCAGAAGCTCCTGCTGGAGCTGAAGGACCGGCTGGGCGCGCCTGTCGGCTCCGTGTCCCGCGCTGCCGCCCCGGCCGCCACCGGCTGGCGCGATCAGGTGCACGCCGCCCTGATCGGACTGGGCTACGCCGGCCGCGAGGCGGACGAGGCCGTGGTGTCCATCACCCCCCAGGCCGAGGCCGCCGGGGCCACCCCCGAGGTGGGTCCGCTCCTGAAGGCCGCCCTCCAGACCCTGAACCGCACCCGGTGA
- the pdxS gene encoding pyridoxal 5'-phosphate synthase lyase subunit PdxS has translation MSTTLPSTTQNDGTPATGTARVKRGMAEQLKGGVIMDVVTPDQAKIAEDAGAVAVMALERVPADIRKHGGVARMSDPDMIEGIIEAVSIPVMAKSRIGHFVEAQVLQSLGVDYIDESEVLTPADEVNHSDKWAFTTPFVCGATNLGEALRRIAEGAAMIRSKGEAGTGNVVEAVRHLRQIKNEIGRLRAFDDNELYAAAKELRAPYELVKEVAALGKLPVVLFSAGGVATPADAALMRQLGAEGVFVGSGIFKSGDPAKRAAAIVKATTFYDDPKIVADASRNLGEAMVGINLDTLPEAERYAGRGW, from the coding sequence GTGTCCACCACGCTTCCCAGCACCACCCAGAACGACGGGACCCCGGCGACCGGCACCGCGCGCGTCAAGCGGGGCATGGCCGAGCAGCTCAAGGGCGGCGTGATCATGGATGTCGTCACGCCCGACCAGGCGAAGATCGCCGAGGACGCGGGCGCCGTCGCCGTGATGGCCCTGGAGCGGGTTCCGGCCGACATCCGCAAGCACGGCGGGGTGGCCAGGATGTCCGACCCGGACATGATCGAGGGCATCATCGAGGCCGTCTCCATCCCCGTGATGGCCAAGTCCCGGATCGGCCACTTCGTCGAGGCACAGGTGCTCCAGTCCCTGGGGGTCGACTACATCGACGAGTCCGAGGTGCTGACCCCGGCCGACGAGGTCAACCACTCGGACAAGTGGGCGTTCACCACCCCCTTCGTGTGCGGCGCGACCAACCTCGGTGAGGCGCTGCGCCGGATCGCCGAGGGCGCGGCCATGATCCGCTCCAAGGGCGAGGCCGGCACCGGCAACGTCGTCGAGGCCGTCCGCCACCTGCGCCAGATCAAGAACGAGATCGGCAGGCTGCGCGCCTTCGACGACAACGAGCTGTACGCCGCCGCCAAGGAACTGCGCGCCCCCTACGAGCTGGTCAAGGAGGTCGCCGCGCTCGGCAAGCTGCCCGTGGTGCTCTTCTCGGCCGGCGGCGTGGCCACCCCGGCGGACGCCGCCCTGATGCGCCAGCTCGGCGCCGAGGGCGTCTTCGTGGGCTCCGGCATCTTCAAGTCCGGCGACCCCGCCAAGCGCGCCGCGGCCATCGTGAAGGCGACCACCTTCTACGACGACCCCAAGATCGTCGCCGACGCATCCCGCAACCTCGGCGAGGCGATGGTCGGCATCAACCTGGACACCCTCCCGGAGGCGGAGCGCTACGCCGGCCGGGGCTGGTGA
- a CDS encoding YebC/PmpR family DNA-binding transcriptional regulator, protein MSGHSKWATTKHKKAVIDAKRGKLFAKLIKNIEVAARMGGADPEGNPTLYDAIQKAKKQSVPNKNIDSAVKRGAGLEAGGAEYETIMYEGYGPNGVAVLVECLTDNRNRAASDVRVAMTRNGGSMADPGSVSYLFNRKGVVIVPKGELGEDDVLGAVLDAGAEEVNDLGESFEVLSEASDLVAVRSALQEAGIDYDSAEANFVPTMQVELDEEGAKKIFKLIDALEDSDDVQNVFANFDVSDEIMEKVDA, encoded by the coding sequence ATGTCCGGCCACTCTAAATGGGCCACGACGAAGCACAAGAAGGCCGTGATCGACGCCAAGCGCGGCAAGCTCTTCGCGAAGCTCATCAAGAACATCGAGGTCGCGGCGCGCATGGGTGGGGCCGACCCGGAGGGCAACCCCACGCTCTACGACGCCATCCAGAAGGCCAAGAAGCAGTCGGTCCCGAACAAGAACATCGACTCGGCCGTCAAGCGCGGTGCCGGCCTCGAAGCCGGCGGCGCCGAGTACGAGACGATCATGTACGAGGGCTACGGCCCCAACGGCGTCGCGGTGCTCGTCGAGTGCCTCACCGACAACCGCAACCGCGCGGCCTCCGACGTCCGCGTCGCCATGACGCGCAACGGCGGCTCGATGGCCGACCCCGGCTCGGTCTCGTACCTCTTCAACCGCAAGGGCGTCGTGATCGTCCCCAAGGGCGAGCTCGGCGAGGACGACGTGCTGGGCGCGGTCCTGGACGCGGGGGCCGAGGAGGTCAACGACCTGGGCGAGTCCTTCGAGGTGCTCAGCGAGGCCTCCGACCTGGTCGCCGTGCGCTCCGCCCTCCAGGAGGCCGGCATCGACTACGACTCCGCCGAGGCCAACTTCGTCCCCACCATGCAGGTCGAGCTGGACGAGGAGGGCGCCAAGAAGATCTTCAAGCTGATCGACGCCCTGGAGGACAGCGACGACGTGCAGAACGTCTTCGCCAACTTCGACGTCTCCGACGAGATCATGGAGAAGGTCGACGCCTGA
- a CDS encoding adenine phosphoribosyltransferase, protein MTDVGTRTQTGETVPTDVRDLLLSRIRDVPDYPEPGVLFKDITPLLADPAAFGALTDALAELTVRHGATKVVGLEARGFILGAPVAVRAGLGFVPVRKAGKLPGATLGQSYDLEYGSAEIEVHAEDLSEGDRVMIIDDVLATGGTAEASVQLIRRAGAEVAGLAILMELGFLGGRARVEPSLAGAPLEALITL, encoded by the coding sequence ATGACCGACGTGGGGACCCGCACCCAGACGGGGGAGACCGTGCCGACCGACGTCCGGGACCTGCTGCTCAGCCGCATCCGGGATGTCCCGGACTACCCGGAGCCGGGGGTGCTCTTCAAGGACATCACCCCGCTCCTGGCCGACCCCGCGGCCTTCGGCGCGCTCACGGACGCGCTCGCCGAGCTCACCGTCCGCCACGGAGCCACCAAGGTGGTCGGCCTGGAGGCGCGGGGCTTCATCCTGGGCGCGCCCGTCGCGGTCAGGGCGGGCCTCGGCTTCGTGCCCGTCCGGAAGGCCGGAAAGCTGCCCGGCGCGACCCTCGGGCAGTCGTACGACCTCGAGTACGGCTCGGCCGAGATCGAGGTGCACGCCGAGGACCTGTCCGAGGGCGACCGGGTGATGATCATCGACGACGTGCTGGCCACCGGTGGCACCGCCGAGGCATCGGTGCAGCTCATCCGCCGCGCCGGCGCCGAGGTCGCGGGCCTCGCCATACTGATGGAGCTGGGTTTCCTCGGCGGGCGTGCCCGTGTCGAGCCGTCGCTCGCGGGCGCGCCCCTGGAGGCGCTCATCACACTCTGA
- the yajC gene encoding preprotein translocase subunit YajC has product MSLVTLLPFIVLIGAMFLMTRSTKRKQQQAAQMRDHMQPGSGVRTIGGMYATVKEVHEETVLLEVDAGTHAIFAKNAIATVLDDEEYNRIVHGAGDALDLDTPVVPDDASSLTETGDEPAGSRVDLGKSEPADEEPAQAAGTTEADKDDAPEADEKAPAAEAAAKDAPKADAASAADEAEPKKTEGESEAK; this is encoded by the coding sequence GTGAGTCTCGTGACCCTCCTCCCGTTCATCGTGCTCATCGGGGCCATGTTCCTGATGACGAGGTCCACCAAGCGCAAGCAGCAGCAGGCGGCCCAGATGCGGGACCACATGCAGCCCGGTTCCGGCGTTCGCACGATCGGCGGAATGTACGCCACCGTCAAGGAGGTCCACGAGGAGACGGTCCTCCTGGAGGTCGACGCCGGCACCCACGCGATCTTCGCGAAGAACGCCATCGCCACCGTCCTCGACGACGAGGAGTACAACCGCATCGTGCACGGTGCGGGGGACGCCCTCGACCTCGACACCCCGGTCGTTCCGGACGACGCGTCCTCCCTCACCGAGACCGGCGACGAGCCCGCCGGCTCGCGCGTCGACCTCGGCAAGAGCGAGCCGGCCGACGAGGAGCCCGCCCAGGCCGCCGGCACCACCGAGGCCGACAAGGACGACGCCCCCGAGGCCGACGAGAAGGCCCCGGCAGCGGAAGCCGCCGCCAAGGACGCCCCCAAGGCCGACGCCGCCTCCGCAGCCGACGAGGCGGAGCCGAAGAAGACCGAGGGCGAGTCCGAAGCGAAGTAG
- the ruvC gene encoding crossover junction endodeoxyribonuclease RuvC → MRVLGVDPGLTRCGVGVVDGVAGRALTMVGVGVVRTPADAEMGHRLVAIEQGIEQWLDEHRPEFVAVERVFSQHNVRTVMGTAQASAVAVLCAARRGLPVALHTPSEVKAAVTGSGRADKAQVTAMVTRLLRLAEPPRPADAADALALAICHIWRAPAIQRLQQARARAGAARGPAARAVPPAGRSAAPRPPERPAPTTPRTAGAEPAPRTPRKAHG, encoded by the coding sequence ATGCGGGTGCTGGGCGTGGACCCCGGCCTGACGCGGTGCGGCGTCGGCGTGGTCGACGGAGTCGCGGGGCGGGCGCTCACCATGGTCGGCGTCGGCGTCGTGCGCACCCCCGCGGACGCGGAGATGGGGCACCGCCTGGTCGCCATCGAGCAGGGCATCGAGCAGTGGCTGGACGAGCACAGGCCGGAGTTCGTCGCGGTGGAGCGCGTCTTCAGCCAGCACAATGTGCGCACGGTCATGGGCACCGCCCAGGCCAGCGCCGTGGCCGTCCTCTGCGCCGCGCGCCGCGGCCTGCCCGTGGCCCTGCACACCCCCAGCGAGGTCAAGGCCGCCGTCACCGGCAGCGGGCGCGCCGACAAGGCCCAGGTCACCGCGATGGTGACCCGCCTGCTGCGGCTCGCGGAGCCCCCGAGGCCGGCCGACGCGGCGGACGCCCTCGCGCTCGCCATCTGCCACATCTGGCGCGCCCCGGCGATACAGCGCCTCCAGCAGGCCCGCGCCCGCGCCGGTGCCGCCCGCGGCCCCGCCGCGCGAGCCGTGCCTCCCGCGGGCCGCTCAGCGGCGCCGCGGCCGCCCGAGCGCCCCGCACCCACCACCCCACGCACCGCCGGAGCGGAGCCGGCCCCCCGCACCCCACGAAAGGCCCACGGATGA